One genomic region from Macellibacteroides fermentans encodes:
- a CDS encoding CTP synthase, whose translation MADTKYIFVTGGVVSSLGKGIISASLGKLLQARGYKVTIQKFDPYINVDPGTLNPYEHGECYVTVDGHEADLDLGHYERFLNVQTTRANNITSGRIYQNVISKERKGDYLGKTVQVVPHITDEIKRNVKLLGTKYKYDFVITEIGGTVGDIESLPFIESVRQLKWELGKNCLNVHLTYVPYIAAAKEFKTKPTQHSVKQLQELGIQPDILVLRTEHTLKTDILRKVALFCNVAEEAVVQSVDVPTIYEVPLVLQRQGMDVTVLKKVGLEVGETPDLKQWKEFLNKKNAATETVKIGLVGKYVELQDAYKSIDESLLHAAIYNDRKLDLHLFHSEKITDENAASQLADMDGILIAPGFGQRGIEGKFSAIKYARENNKPLFGICLGMQCMVIEFARNVLGYSDANSTEMEPNTPHKVIDMMEEQKTVINLGGSMRLGAFDCVLKKDSKAFQAYGKEHIQERHRHRFEFNNEYKGEFEAAGMKCVGTNPDTNLVEVVEIPDLKWFVGVQYHPEYNSTVVNPNPLFISFIKAAINNK comes from the coding sequence GTGGCAGATACAAAGTACATCTTCGTTACGGGTGGGGTAGTCTCTTCTTTGGGTAAGGGTATTATTTCCGCATCATTGGGTAAGTTGCTTCAGGCAAGAGGTTATAAGGTTACTATTCAAAAATTTGATCCTTACATCAACGTTGATCCTGGTACATTAAATCCATATGAACATGGAGAGTGTTATGTAACAGTAGACGGACATGAAGCCGACCTTGATTTAGGTCATTACGAGCGTTTCTTGAATGTTCAGACAACCCGGGCGAATAATATAACTTCCGGACGTATTTATCAGAATGTAATCAGCAAAGAGCGTAAAGGAGATTATCTGGGCAAAACAGTTCAGGTGGTACCTCATATTACGGATGAGATCAAACGTAACGTAAAATTGTTGGGTACAAAATATAAATATGATTTTGTAATTACGGAAATTGGTGGTACAGTTGGTGATATCGAATCTTTACCATTTATTGAAAGCGTACGTCAGCTTAAATGGGAGCTTGGTAAAAACTGTTTGAATGTACACCTTACCTATGTACCCTATATCGCAGCTGCCAAAGAATTTAAGACCAAACCAACACAGCATTCGGTAAAACAACTGCAGGAATTGGGTATTCAGCCTGATATCCTTGTGTTGCGAACCGAACATACGCTGAAAACAGATATTCTGCGTAAAGTTGCATTGTTCTGTAATGTGGCTGAAGAGGCTGTAGTACAGTCGGTCGATGTTCCAACCATCTATGAGGTTCCGTTGGTTCTTCAAAGACAGGGTATGGATGTAACTGTGCTTAAAAAAGTAGGGCTTGAAGTAGGCGAAACTCCCGACCTGAAGCAATGGAAAGAGTTTCTTAATAAAAAGAATGCGGCAACCGAAACCGTTAAAATCGGTCTTGTTGGAAAATACGTCGAATTACAGGATGCCTATAAATCGATCGACGAATCGTTGCTTCATGCGGCAATTTATAATGATCGCAAACTAGACCTTCACCTGTTTCACTCGGAAAAGATTACAGACGAAAATGCTGCATCGCAACTGGCCGATATGGACGGAATCCTGATTGCTCCCGGATTTGGTCAGCGTGGAATAGAAGGCAAGTTCTCTGCTATTAAGTATGCAAGAGAAAACAACAAACCTTTGTTCGGTATTTGTTTGGGTATGCAGTGTATGGTTATCGAATTTGCCCGTAATGTACTAGGTTATTCGGATGCCAATTCGACAGAGATGGAACCCAATACTCCTCATAAGGTAATTGATATGATGGAGGAACAGAAAACAGTTATAAACCTGGGTGGATCAATGCGTCTGGGTGCATTTGACTGTGTGCTGAAAAAAGATTCCAAAGCTTTTCAGGCCTATGGAAAGGAACATATCCAGGAGCGTCATCGCCATCGTTTCGAATTCAACAACGAATATAAAGGAGAGTTTGAAGCTGCCGGTATGAAGTGTGTTGGTACAAATCCGGATACTAATTTAGTGGAAGTGGTTGAAATCCCCGACCTGAAATGGTTTGTTGGTGTTCAGTACCACCCCGAATATAACAGTACTGTTGTTAATCCGAATCCTCTTTTTATAAGCTTTATTAAAGCTGCTATTAATAATAAATAA
- a CDS encoding SoxR reducing system RseC family protein: MDERIDHTGIIESIENNLISIRIIQQSACAGCHAKSMCTASDSKEKIIEVIDNSGRFHVNEQVMICGESSLGLLAVLYAFVIPLLLIVLAIAIGTSMQLSETASALLGMLTVIPYYGLLYLFRNKLKKKFIFTLKKLN, encoded by the coding sequence ATGGACGAAAGAATTGATCACACCGGAATTATTGAGAGCATAGAAAACAACTTGATTTCAATAAGAATTATTCAACAATCTGCTTGCGCCGGTTGCCATGCCAAATCAATGTGTACGGCATCAGACAGCAAGGAGAAAATTATTGAGGTTATAGATAATTCCGGGAGATTCCATGTTAACGAGCAGGTGATGATTTGTGGAGAAAGCTCACTCGGACTTTTGGCTGTATTATATGCATTTGTAATACCGCTGCTGCTGATTGTTTTGGCAATTGCCATTGGAACCAGCATGCAGTTATCAGAAACAGCCAGTGCCTTGTTGGGAATGTTGACGGTAATTCCATATTATGGATTACTATATTTGTTTCGGAATAAACTCAAAAAGAAATTTATCTTTACCTTGAAAAAACTTAATTGA
- the yidC gene encoding membrane protein insertase YidC, whose protein sequence is MDKNTLIGFLLIGVVLFAFSWLNQPTPEQVEAQRRYQDSIAQIEHARQLDQSRNDKLPLATAADSLPGESDSARMQRIRSEYDVFADAVIGEEQFTTLENDKVEIRFTNKGGRVYSARLKDYKTHDSLPLILFEGDEALLDFTLVTATNRVVNTAGMYFQAIPGNDPNTLTMRLSAGDGRHLDFTYTLSKDDYMVKMDIKGTGLNGVLSPSTNALDINWEQKIRQQEKGRKFEDQYAAIYYKFVADDVEYLSETKNDSKQLSNRLKWIAYKDKFFSTVLISEDGFEATNLASNLIPEGKFIKECKTTTSVPFDLRGEKTTSLRYFFGPNKYNLLAAYDNDVASADKLELERLVPLGASIFRWINQYFILPLFNFFGNFIGSYGLIIFLLTLLVKIILFPLTYKSYMSSAKMRVLRPQVEEINAKFPGQEKALERQKATMELYSRAGASPMSGCLPMLLQMPILIAMYMFFPSSIELRHESFLWAKDLSTYDAVISWTTNIPLITPYFGNHISLFCLLMTITNIIYTKFNMDQTNTGQQQMPGMKAMMYMMPLMFLVFFNQNASGLSYYYFISTLITIVQTLIFRYTINEDKLLAKLEANKKKPAKKSGFMKRLEDAQRAQQEQLKKQQKGKK, encoded by the coding sequence ATGGATAAAAACACATTAATTGGTTTTCTGCTTATAGGGGTTGTATTATTTGCGTTCAGTTGGCTGAACCAACCCACGCCTGAGCAGGTAGAGGCGCAGCGCCGTTATCAGGATTCAATCGCACAGATTGAACATGCCAGACAGTTGGATCAGTCCCGTAATGATAAATTGCCGCTTGCAACGGCTGCAGATTCTCTGCCTGGTGAATCTGACTCTGCACGGATGCAGAGAATTCGTTCTGAATACGACGTTTTTGCTGACGCAGTAATCGGAGAGGAGCAATTTACTACCCTGGAAAATGATAAGGTGGAAATCCGCTTTACAAACAAAGGGGGACGGGTTTATTCTGCCCGTCTGAAAGACTATAAAACGCACGACTCATTGCCTCTTATTCTTTTTGAAGGCGACGAGGCCTTGTTAGATTTTACATTGGTAACAGCAACGAACCGGGTTGTTAATACAGCTGGAATGTATTTTCAGGCGATTCCCGGAAACGATCCTAATACACTTACCATGCGCCTGTCTGCCGGCGATGGCCGCCATCTTGACTTTACTTATACATTGAGTAAAGACGATTATATGGTGAAGATGGATATAAAGGGTACCGGATTGAATGGAGTTCTGTCTCCCAGCACCAATGCATTGGATATCAATTGGGAACAAAAGATCCGTCAACAGGAGAAAGGCCGGAAGTTTGAAGACCAGTATGCCGCAATCTATTACAAATTTGTGGCTGACGATGTAGAATATCTGAGTGAAACCAAAAACGATAGCAAACAACTATCAAACCGGTTGAAATGGATTGCCTATAAAGATAAATTCTTCTCTACAGTTCTTATTTCCGAAGATGGTTTCGAAGCTACCAACCTTGCCTCAAATCTTATTCCGGAAGGTAAGTTTATAAAGGAATGCAAAACAACAACATCTGTTCCTTTCGATTTACGTGGGGAGAAGACTACCTCGCTTCGCTATTTCTTTGGTCCGAATAAATACAATTTATTAGCGGCATATGATAATGATGTGGCCAGTGCCGATAAACTGGAACTAGAAAGACTGGTACCCCTGGGTGCAAGTATTTTCCGTTGGATCAATCAGTATTTCATTTTACCGTTATTCAATTTCTTCGGTAATTTTATTGGAAGCTATGGATTGATTATCTTCTTGCTTACGTTGCTTGTTAAAATAATCTTGTTCCCGCTTACTTATAAATCTTATATGTCGTCGGCCAAAATGAGGGTTCTTCGTCCGCAGGTGGAAGAAATCAATGCAAAATTCCCCGGACAGGAAAAGGCTTTGGAGCGTCAGAAAGCAACCATGGAATTATATAGCAGAGCCGGGGCAAGTCCGATGAGCGGATGTTTGCCGATGTTATTGCAGATGCCTATCCTGATTGCCATGTATATGTTTTTCCCCTCGTCGATCGAACTTCGTCACGAAAGTTTCCTCTGGGCGAAAGACCTTTCAACGTATGATGCTGTTATTAGCTGGACTACCAATATTCCGCTTATAACTCCCTATTTTGGAAATCACATCAGTTTATTCTGTTTGCTGATGACAATCACGAATATTATATACACTAAATTCAACATGGACCAGACAAATACCGGACAACAGCAGATGCCGGGTATGAAGGCTATGATGTATATGATGCCGTTGATGTTCCTGGTATTCTTTAATCAGAATGCATCAGGTCTGAGCTACTATTATTTCATCTCTACATTGATCACAATTGTTCAGACATTGATTTTCCGTTATACAATCAATGAAGACAAATTGCTGGCAAAACTGGAGGCAAATAAAAAGAAACCGGCCAAAAAATCGGGCTTCATGAAGCGTCTTGAAGATGCTCAGAGAGCACAACAGGAGCAATTGAAGAAACAACAGAAAGGAAAAAAGTAA
- a CDS encoding DUF3078 domain-containing protein, with amino-acid sequence MMMKRFTITFVLLLLLICNSLLAQDTTVDQESSLAIPTEVVTQDTLIKDVNHSSELNKISDIRSQFEKQNSTYSAPVKPGESLLRFVKKDHAALSEEALYWARFVRDASLRFDDKMTFQDTVIVNPLFMPLLFKGNILPKDLTFYDFSALKSKDPYSRYYKADSVFKDLERVNKIEEIATGYIEKHHPEYFRYSVSDLPKDIIKPKEIIKDPTESLLSVSNEANFNDVSGPGKFIPERRYWKSNFESAIQFSQNHVSANWHKGGSSNLNVFTRNYLRYDYNKDKVQLTNEMELKASFYNAPKDTIHDYKIGDDVFRLHSNLGYKAFNKWFYTFDAEFKTQLFTNYKENSTQQLAALLSPFSVNIGVGMKYELDKAFKDKHKKLKLTVNMAPASFTYLYSIKDNIDLARHGFRDNKRSLSKFGSTLRTDLNYNISRNVNWQSRFYYFTSYDQVVGEFENTLTLAISRFFSTRIYLHLRFDDGVKKKEDIDTYFQMNELLSFGFNYKW; translated from the coding sequence ATGATGATGAAAAGATTTACAATAACATTTGTATTGCTGCTTTTATTGATATGCAATAGTTTATTAGCTCAAGATACAACAGTTGACCAGGAATCTTCCCTTGCAATCCCAACTGAAGTAGTAACGCAAGATACATTAATAAAGGACGTCAACCATTCATCCGAATTAAATAAAATTTCTGATATCAGATCGCAGTTCGAAAAGCAGAACAGCACCTATTCGGCTCCTGTTAAACCGGGAGAATCTCTGTTACGGTTTGTAAAAAAAGATCACGCAGCCCTTTCGGAAGAAGCATTGTACTGGGCACGATTTGTTCGGGATGCCTCACTGCGGTTTGACGACAAAATGACATTTCAGGATACAGTAATTGTAAATCCCCTGTTCATGCCCCTTTTGTTTAAAGGGAATATTCTTCCTAAAGACCTTACATTCTATGATTTCAGCGCATTGAAATCAAAAGATCCGTACAGCCGGTATTATAAAGCCGATTCGGTTTTTAAAGATCTGGAAAGGGTTAATAAAATTGAAGAGATTGCAACCGGTTATATCGAAAAACATCATCCGGAATATTTTCGATATTCGGTAAGCGACCTTCCCAAAGACATCATAAAACCGAAAGAGATTATTAAGGATCCAACGGAGAGTCTGCTGTCTGTATCAAACGAGGCCAATTTCAACGATGTAAGCGGTCCCGGTAAATTTATTCCGGAAAGAAGATACTGGAAATCAAATTTCGAAAGCGCCATCCAGTTTTCACAGAACCATGTGTCGGCCAACTGGCACAAAGGGGGAAGCAGTAATCTTAATGTGTTTACAAGAAATTACCTCAGGTATGATTATAACAAGGATAAAGTACAGCTGACAAACGAGATGGAGCTGAAAGCAAGCTTCTACAATGCACCTAAAGATACGATCCACGACTATAAAATTGGAGACGATGTATTTCGTCTGCACAGCAACCTTGGTTACAAAGCATTCAACAAATGGTTCTACACATTTGATGCAGAATTTAAAACGCAGCTTTTTACCAATTACAAGGAAAACTCAACCCAACAGCTGGCAGCATTACTATCGCCCTTCTCTGTCAATATAGGGGTCGGTATGAAATATGAGCTTGACAAAGCCTTCAAGGATAAGCATAAGAAATTGAAGCTTACGGTAAACATGGCTCCCGCATCTTTTACCTATTTATATAGTATAAAAGATAATATTGATCTGGCCCGTCACGGATTCAGAGACAATAAGCGGAGTTTGAGCAAATTTGGTTCTACTTTAAGAACGGATTTGAATTATAATATTTCAAGAAATGTAAACTGGCAATCCAGGTTCTATTACTTTACCAGCTACGATCAGGTAGTGGGTGAATTTGAAAATACGTTAACATTGGCTATAAGCCGCTTTTTCTCCACCAGAATCTATCTTCACTTACGTTTTGACGACGGAGTGAAGAAAAAAGAGGATATTGACACGTATTTCCAAATGAATGAGCTCTTAAGCTTCGGATTTAATTACAAATGGTAA
- a CDS encoding Fe-S cluster domain-containing protein gives MILIAVISLGVIGAIGAIILYLASKKFEVYEDPRIAQVQEILPAANCGGCGYPGCSGFATACVNSESLDGLFCPVGGSEVMGKVAGILGKEASSADATVAVVRCNGTCEARPKINQYDGVKSCAVASSLYGGETGCSFGCHGYGDCVTVCNFDAIFINPVTGIAEVIEDKCTSCGACVKACPKNLIELRKKGPKSRRIFVSCMNKDKGVIAKKACTNACIGCSLCFKECAFDAIKIENNLAYIDHNKCRLCRKCVDVCPTNAIHELNFPPKKEKKAEAVVTE, from the coding sequence ATGATTTTAATTGCTGTTATTTCACTAGGTGTAATCGGAGCTATTGGAGCAATTATCTTGTATTTAGCTTCAAAAAAATTTGAAGTATACGAAGATCCACGCATAGCTCAGGTGCAGGAAATTCTTCCTGCAGCCAATTGCGGAGGATGCGGATATCCCGGTTGCAGCGGTTTTGCCACTGCCTGTGTAAACTCTGAATCTTTGGACGGACTCTTTTGTCCGGTTGGGGGATCTGAAGTGATGGGAAAAGTTGCCGGCATTTTAGGCAAAGAGGCTTCAAGCGCCGATGCCACCGTAGCAGTTGTTCGTTGTAACGGAACCTGCGAGGCTCGTCCCAAAATTAATCAGTACGATGGAGTTAAAAGTTGTGCAGTTGCTTCCAGCCTTTATGGAGGGGAAACCGGTTGTTCGTTTGGATGCCACGGGTACGGCGACTGTGTGACAGTTTGTAATTTCGATGCAATTTTCATCAACCCTGTAACAGGGATTGCCGAAGTGATCGAAGATAAATGTACATCGTGCGGAGCTTGCGTGAAGGCTTGCCCTAAAAACCTGATCGAACTCCGTAAAAAAGGACCTAAATCCCGCCGGATATTCGTTAGCTGTATGAATAAGGACAAGGGTGTAATTGCTAAAAAAGCGTGTACCAATGCCTGCATCGGTTGCTCCCTTTGTTTTAAAGAATGTGCTTTCGATGCCATTAAAATTGAAAACAACCTTGCATACATTGATCACAACAAATGCAGATTATGCCGTAAATGTGTAGATGTATGTCCTACAAA
- a CDS encoding SusC/RagA family TonB-linked outer membrane protein, producing the protein MEEKCSTFSLRKLSSRLMQMVIVTAFLLVNCLPAMAQSNTKVKGVITSGADGLPLIGVNVVEKGTTNGTVTDFDGNFELTVSSNAVLDISYIGFLSQEVKIVAGKTTYNVVLKEDSQALDEVVVVGYGVQKKKLVTGATVQVSGDNLQKLSTTNVLGALQSQSPGVNITQSSGQPGESFKVVIRGLGTVGSAGPLYVIDGVAGGDINALNPSDIEAIDVLKDAASAAIYGARAANGVILVTTKQGKAGKLQLSYDGYYGAQYLAKLPPLLNAREYMSMMDETRYNEASPLHDWAGLLPTDLYNSIMDGSWQGTNWIKETYNEAAPTQNHSFNLAGGTEQSKFSLGFSYTSQEGILGKPVQSQFDRYTARINSDHVLLKVKDFDAIKIGQTLNFNYNTKSGIAIGNIYGNSIHNMLIGNPLLPAYDAEGNFYDYDDKVDNGWDFDGNTANPLAVTALSNWGLNLSKNYALQSSAYLEIQPIKNLVFRSQFGYKMTASSYRSYDGIRHLSNNIDVAMDNVYQSASSGHNITLDNTIAYKFNVADLHQFDVVVGQSVEKWGMGSNIDASGNNSIFEGSFDHAWVDNTKPTVLSQRGAGGSPWGEGALASFFGRANYNYKETYMASLTMRADGSSNFAKGKRWGYFPSASAGWVMTNEGFMEDTKSWMDFMKLRASWGQNGNAAIDNFQYQTTFAFDESNGYYFDSGKLTQTVGGYADILANPDVTWETSEQLNFGFDSRFLNSRLGLTFDWYVKTTKDWLVRAPISGVWGLNPPFVNGGDIENRGFEIALNWNDKVGDFNYGATVNFAHNKNEVTRIANTEGIIHGDANVLSQGTTEMYRAQEGYPIGYFYGYKTAGVFQNWSQVDGTAAKYAGAQPGDLIFVDTDNDGKITEGDRTQIGNPHPDFTMGLNLNFSYKGFDLNITGAGAFGQQIAKSYRSFADSPLQNYTTDIFGRWTGEGTSNKLPRLTSGSHTNWQNISDIYIEDGDYLKIQNLTIGYDFKKLFPTMPLGQARLYLTAQNLFTFTGYSGMDPEIGYGYDKSWVSGIDLGYYPSPRTYMVGVNLKF; encoded by the coding sequence ATGGAAGAAAAATGCAGTACATTTTCTTTGCGTAAGTTGTCTTCTAGGCTTATGCAGATGGTAATTGTTACAGCCTTCTTGTTAGTAAATTGCCTTCCGGCAATGGCTCAATCGAACACTAAGGTAAAGGGTGTGATCACTTCTGGAGCCGACGGATTACCTTTGATAGGGGTAAACGTTGTCGAAAAGGGTACAACCAATGGAACAGTTACGGATTTTGATGGAAACTTTGAGTTAACCGTATCTTCTAACGCAGTTCTCGACATCTCTTATATTGGTTTCTTAAGCCAGGAGGTAAAGATTGTTGCAGGAAAAACTACTTACAATGTTGTATTAAAAGAAGACTCGCAAGCACTTGATGAAGTAGTGGTTGTGGGTTATGGTGTTCAGAAAAAGAAATTGGTTACCGGTGCTACAGTACAGGTAAGCGGAGACAACCTTCAGAAATTAAGCACAACCAATGTGTTGGGAGCTTTACAAAGCCAATCTCCCGGGGTAAACATTACCCAGAGTTCGGGTCAGCCGGGTGAATCATTCAAAGTGGTGATCCGTGGTTTAGGAACCGTAGGCTCTGCCGGACCTCTTTACGTAATTGACGGCGTTGCTGGTGGCGATATCAATGCACTGAACCCCTCCGATATTGAGGCAATCGACGTATTGAAGGATGCAGCATCAGCAGCTATTTATGGTGCGCGTGCAGCCAATGGTGTAATTCTTGTAACTACGAAACAGGGTAAAGCCGGTAAGCTTCAACTATCGTACGACGGATATTACGGAGCTCAGTATCTGGCTAAATTACCTCCGTTGTTGAATGCAAGAGAGTACATGTCCATGATGGACGAAACGCGTTATAATGAGGCAAGTCCGCTTCACGATTGGGCTGGTTTATTACCAACAGATCTTTATAACTCAATTATGGACGGTTCATGGCAAGGTACAAACTGGATAAAGGAGACTTACAACGAAGCGGCTCCAACCCAGAATCACTCATTTAACCTGGCAGGTGGTACAGAACAGTCTAAATTCTCCCTGGGTTTCTCATACACGTCTCAGGAAGGTATTTTGGGAAAGCCGGTTCAATCTCAATTTGACCGTTATACCGCCCGTATTAATTCGGATCACGTATTGTTAAAAGTGAAAGATTTTGATGCCATTAAGATTGGTCAGACATTGAACTTCAACTACAATACCAAATCGGGTATCGCCATTGGTAATATTTATGGAAACTCTATCCATAATATGTTGATTGGTAATCCATTGTTGCCTGCTTATGATGCTGAAGGAAACTTCTACGATTACGATGATAAAGTAGATAATGGCTGGGATTTTGATGGCAATACAGCTAACCCGCTTGCAGTAACGGCGCTTTCTAACTGGGGATTAAACTTGTCTAAAAATTATGCTTTGCAGTCGAGTGCTTATTTGGAAATCCAACCAATAAAAAACCTGGTATTCAGATCTCAGTTCGGTTACAAGATGACAGCTTCTTCTTATCGTTCGTATGATGGTATCCGTCACTTGTCAAATAATATAGATGTTGCAATGGACAATGTATATCAGAGTGCAAGCTCGGGTCATAACATTACGTTGGATAACACAATCGCCTATAAATTCAACGTAGCCGATTTGCACCAATTTGATGTTGTAGTTGGTCAGTCAGTTGAAAAATGGGGTATGGGATCAAATATTGATGCAAGTGGTAATAACTCCATTTTTGAAGGGTCCTTTGACCATGCATGGGTTGATAACACCAAACCAACTGTATTGTCTCAACGTGGTGCCGGTGGTTCTCCATGGGGCGAAGGCGCTTTAGCCTCCTTCTTCGGCCGTGCCAACTACAACTACAAAGAAACCTACATGGCTTCTTTGACAATGCGTGCCGACGGATCTTCTAACTTTGCAAAGGGAAAACGTTGGGGATACTTTCCTTCAGCTTCTGCCGGTTGGGTGATGACCAACGAAGGCTTTATGGAAGATACGAAGAGCTGGATGGATTTCATGAAACTTCGTGCAAGTTGGGGCCAGAATGGTAACGCTGCTATCGATAATTTCCAATACCAGACTACGTTTGCTTTTGATGAGAGCAATGGTTATTATTTTGATTCAGGAAAACTTACTCAGACCGTAGGAGGTTATGCAGACATTCTTGCTAATCCGGATGTAACCTGGGAAACTTCGGAGCAGCTTAACTTTGGTTTTGACTCTCGTTTCCTTAATTCACGATTGGGTTTGACCTTCGACTGGTATGTGAAAACTACTAAGGACTGGCTCGTTAGAGCACCTATCTCAGGTGTTTGGGGACTAAATCCTCCATTTGTTAATGGTGGTGATATTGAAAACCGTGGTTTTGAGATTGCCTTGAACTGGAATGACAAAGTGGGTGACTTTAATTACGGTGCAACAGTAAACTTTGCCCACAATAAGAATGAGGTAACTCGTATCGCTAATACCGAGGGTATTATTCATGGTGATGCCAATGTATTAAGTCAGGGAACAACCGAAATGTATCGTGCACAGGAAGGCTATCCAATCGGATACTTCTATGGATACAAAACAGCAGGTGTGTTCCAGAACTGGAGTCAGGTGGATGGTACTGCTGCCAAATATGCCGGAGCTCAGCCGGGTGATTTGATTTTTGTTGATACGGATAATGATGGAAAAATCACTGAAGGAGACCGTACGCAGATTGGTAATCCGCATCCGGACTTTACCATGGGTCTGAACCTTAATTTCTCTTACAAAGGTTTTGATTTGAACATTACTGGAGCAGGTGCATTTGGCCAGCAGATTGCTAAATCGTATCGTTCCTTTGCGGATTCTCCCTTACAAAATTATACGACAGATATTTTTGGTCGCTGGACTGGCGAAGGTACATCCAATAAATTGCCTCGTCTGACTTCAGGTAGCCATACAAACTGGCAGAATATTTCTGATATATATATTGAAGATGGTGATTATCTGAAAATTCAGAACCTTACAATTGGCTACGACTTTAAGAAGTTGTTCCCAACAATGCCTCTTGGACAAGCACGCTTGTATTTAACAGCTCAGAACCTGTTCACATTTACCGGTTATTCGGGTATGGATCCGGAAATTGGTTATGGCTACGATAAGAGTTGGGTTTCTGGTATTGATTTGGGTTATTACCCAAGCCCCAGAACATATATGGTAGGTGTAAATCTTAAATTTTAA